In a single window of the Hippoglossus hippoglossus isolate fHipHip1 chromosome 7, fHipHip1.pri, whole genome shotgun sequence genome:
- the LOC117765175 gene encoding cilia- and flagella-associated protein 206-like gives MRHKEKLYAFSSKEAALKFASRPDDFIAEMQPGESLLVKPITKCESSTQTDLHPVETNIVKSYEWNEWELRRKAIRLANLRTKVTHSAQTDLSHMRRENITQTWLPKDAACQSKRDGESNMPRPQVYLAGLRGQRDGHMVKTNLTRSVDE, from the exons ATGAGACATAAAGAGAAGCTTTATGCTTTTAGCTCCAAAGAAGCAGCCTTGAAATTTGCCTCTCGTCCAGACGACTTCATTGCTGAG ATGCAGCCAGGAGAGAGTTTGCTGGTGAAGCCCATCACCAAGTGTGAGAGCAGCACGCAGACTGACCTACACCCAGTGGAGACAAACATAGTCAAGTCATATGAGTGGAATGAGTGGGAACTGCGGAGAAAAGCTATCAGACTG GCTAATCTTCGGACCAAAGTTACGCACTCAGCACAGACTGATCTGAGCCACATGAGGCGGGAAAACATCACTCAGACCTGGCTGCCCAAGGACGCCGCCTGTCAAAGCAAGAGAGATGGTGAGAGCAACATGCCCAGGCCTCAGGTCTACCTGGCAGGTCTGAGGGGACAAAGAGACGGACACATGGTCAAAACTAACCTGACCAGATCTGTGGATGAATAA